The Streptomyces halobius genomic interval CAGCCTGATCCCGGGTAGGGAGATCTTCCAAACGTCGAATGTGATGCACTTCGACGTCTGTATGCGCTCGGCAGAGCTCGCAGCGACTGGACATGAGCCGGTCGATGAGCTCCGCTGGTCGCTGTCTCCATACAGCCGGGAGTTCGTCTCTGAGGATTACCCTCGTGGTCCTGCGCGCCAGAGGTACCCCGCCCCAACGGGCGACCAGCGGTCTCTTTCCGGCACGTTCGACTGTGACCTGTAGCCCTCTGCGAGGACCTCCAGGAGTTTGCCAAGTCGCCCGGAAACGGTTCCAGATCTTATTGACGCTGAGCTTGTTCTTGTGCCCCAGCGTCTTGCCCAGAGACCGTTCCATGACGTACCTCAGCGAGCCGAGGCGGTGCCGGTTGTAGGCCAGCTGGTAATACTCTGCGATTCCCCGGAACTCCGCCTGGTACCGCGCCACGATCTGAAAGTTCGAGTCGTGGACACGTTCCAGTTTGGCGGCCGGTTTGCCGCGTCGCATGTAGGGCTTGCGCTTGGCGCGCACGACATCCATTGGCACCTTCAAGCCGATCTGTCCGTTGATGGACCTATGGCCGTGTCGGTTGCGTTTGGCGTCGTTGTGGTGGACCACGATCTCGTAGCCGAGGAAACGAGCGGCTCGTGTCCGCCCATGGGTGATCAAGGTCTTCCGATCAGAGAGTTCCAGCTTCAAATGATTCCGCAGGAATCTCCCGATCAGTCCCTTGATGTTCTCGGCTTCCTGCCTCGTCCCGGAGAATCCGAGCAGCCAATCGTCCGCATAGCGGACGTAGTGCAGCCGCCGGAAACCTGAATCGTTTGGGTCACGCGAGGGAAGTCGTTGCAGCTGATGGCGCAACTGCCGTGCTTCCTCCCGCCGTCCGCGCTTCTCCAGTTTCCAAGCTGCCTTGTGTATCCGCATGTACGGCAGATACGGCTTGCGTCGGGCGCCCCGGTTGAAGACAGGCAAGAGCGTTGTCTCGACGTACTTGTCCAAGCGGTCCAGGTAGATGTTGGAGAGCAGTGGGCTCAGAACACCCCCTTGTGGCGCACCACTCAGTGTTTCGTGATAGCGCCATTCCTCCAAGTATCCAGCCTGGAATAGCCCGTCGATCAACCGTAGAAAACGGTTGTCGTGAATGTCTTCGGCTAAGATGGAGCGCAGTACCCCATGATCCAGCCGGTCGAAACACTGGGAGATGTCTCCCTCGACGAACCACGTTACCCCGCCCCACGACTCGGAAACTTCCGCGAGTGCTGTGTGACAGCCCTTCCCTGGCCTGAAACCATGGGACCGATCGGAGAACTGCGGCTCGTAATACGCCTCCAGCAGAGAGCGGATCACTTCTTGCAGCAGCTTGTCCGACCACGAAGGCAGACCCAGAGGCCGGCGCTTCCCTGGTGTTCCTTTCTTCTCGATGTATACGCGCCGAACCGGGGTCCACCGATACCGCTCATGTCGCAAAGCATCGATGATCGTCTGAATTTTCTTCAGACTCATACCATCCACGGTCTCTTGGTTAGAACCGGGTGTCATAGAGCCATCGTTGCGGTAGATCTTGCCGTAGGCCCGCAAATACAACTCCGGGTTGAACAGGTGCCGGTACAGTCTCTCCAGTGGAAATCCTCTCTTGCCGCGTTCGTGGATGATCTCCATCAGGGCTTCGGCTCTCTGCATTACGCGTACCTTGCCTCTCCGGATATCGTGGACACCTGTGCCACTTGGCCCTGTAAGCGGCTCTCCCGCTCTCCTCGGTGGGGCGTTACTCCCACGACTACTATTGACACCCCGTCACCATAGGGCTCGCGCCCCTTAGGTGATCCCGAATTCCTCTTGCATTGGACGTATCGAGCGTGACGTAGGCGGCCTGTCCGTTCCCTTGAGTGAGCTCGTTGCTCACCGTCCACCAGCCGGAAGGGTTGGGGCGAAGCAAAGGGGATTCGCCTGATGCTGATGACTCCGCTCCGGGCGTTGTATGTCGGAGGATGCACATTTCCATCCCTGGGAACTTGGCTTCAAACAGTTTGGTCTTCGCCATATCACACGGACTTTGCGCGGCAGCGCCATAAACGCCTTCACAACGCTCCACGCTTTCCCGCCATGCTGTTGTCCCCTCGCGCTTTCGCGTCCAGGTAAGGCGGGTAGTCCAGAGGCTTCTCCTTCCGAACCTCTACTCTCTGCGAGAGTGATCCAACGCCGAGTTAGACGGCGCAACTTCGCCATGTGCGGACCTCTCGTCCGCTCCGACTACTACGGGGCCTCCGCCCCATCCCGCACCTTCGACGGACGACGCATCTATCCCACAGCTCCGAATGGCTTTCGGATCGCGGGAGCGATGCGGGATGGTTCCCGTGTTCACGGTGAATCGATCGATCAGTCCGGCATCCAGCTTTGCCCCGGCAGCATCGCCACGGTTACGCCGCAGGCTTTCGCCGTGGCCTCCCCACCGACACGCCAAGTCAGCTACGGAGTCATCCTGCCAAATCGGCAGACTGTGCACTGCAACCCGGCCCATATCCACCAGATTTGAGCCGGTGCCACGCTTACGGAGCTTTACCACTGATTCCTCTCGTATGCCCTCTGATCTCGCTCGCCGGACCCGGCCCGTCTGGCAGTTCCGAGCCGTCCCGGCTTTGTCAGCGCTGCTTCCCGCCCTTCCCGGCGTCTCCCGGGTCGGACTGCGCTCAGCTCCCACCAGGCTGCTGCGACAGCCTGGCGAGGAGGTCTTGCACCTCCTTCGATTCACCGCGCCTCACGGCGCACCAGCGCCTCGTGGCGCACAGCCCGTCTCATCGATGATCAGAACACCGCCAGGCTCGCCGAGGCGTTCGGCGGTGTATGCCTGCACATCGTCGCGGATCTCGTCCGCGTTCCAGCGGGCCCGGTTGAGGAGGTTCTGGAGCCCATGAGGTGTGCCGTGACCTGCATGTTCAGCCAGCTGCCAGCTGTTCTTCCGCCCCACCGGACCGAGCAGGGCCCGCACGTAGTCCCGCATCCGCCGCCGCAGATCAGCCCGGCCGAACCGGTGACCAACCCGCAGCAGCACCTCCTCAAGCTCCCCGGCCCACACCTCGGGCTGCACATCATCTTGCACGATCAGCACAACAGCGATCACACTCAGCCGGTCACGAACCCCCGCCACCTGACTACCCGTCAGCTCGCTACACTCAGAAGCAGATCCCTGACCAGCAGGAATAGCAAACTGCAACTGGAGTACTAGCTGCCACTCACGCAGCCGCAGGGCCTCGACGGCAGTGGAGAATCCGGGGCTCACGGGAGCCACGGTCACGGGCAATCACCTCTCTGACCTGGGATTTCCGGGAAGGTCGTCTACGTTGACATGCCCCTGCACACGTTGACCAGTCATTCGTGGATCTTTCCCGTCTGCCCCCAGCGAACTGCTGTCAGTTGCCGATGTACAGCACATGCTCGGCCTCCACTGGGAAAGATCTCGACCTCGACGGAGCGTCCGCTGACGTTGTCGTCACTGTTGCGGTCAAACGGCCGTAGGGCCCCGCAGGAGATCACTCCGGCGGGGCCCATTTCTCAACCTTTCTCTAGGAATTACATTACCAAGGAATTGGAAGAGCCAAACTCTGCGATTCCTGGATGCACCGAACTGCGCGCCCCGACACAATCTATCCGCACGAAGGAGTGGCGCTCGCCGGGATCTTATATGCGGCCGCAAGGCTCTTATCGAAGATCACGAGTAGAGCGTCGGGCATATACGTGAATCCCTCACCATCAGCCTCGCCCAGTGCAATTACTAGATTCGACTCGTTAGAGAACCTGAAGCTGTAGGCCCAAGGCATCTCTGGGCATCCCTCGTTAGGGATGTGCCAAGCGATATCGATGCTCACAATCGACACACCCAGGAGCCCCTCCCAATCGACGTGGTCAGTCACATCGATGGGATCCCCGGGAAGGCTTTCGCTCCCCTCTCCGGAACTCCTGAATTCAATCGCCATGCCTTCGTTGACGCCATCCATCGCCCAGGACAGAACCAGCGTGGCCCCGCTCTCCATGCCTAGCTCAACGGCCATGTCGACTTCGTGAGCACGATCTTCCCTATGCCCTTCGGGCCAGCCCTCCCCCCGCAGCGCCACGTAGCGAACCGTTCTCACGGCCTCACCCACGACAGCCTTCCGGAGTTCAGCGAGCTCAGCACCGCCATGAGCCAGAGCGGCCCACGGGTTGATCACCAACATTTCTAATACCGCCCAAAGTACTGGAACTGGCCATTGGCATCGAAGGTCGCCCCGATCCCGCGTCCCCCAGCCGGGTCCGGCATGATGTACCGCGTCCCGCCAGGGAAGTTGCCAGAGGTCACAGGCGACGTAGTCGTCTTCGGGTTGGTCAGAATTTCGTCCAACAGTTTCTGGCCAGCAGATTTCAGCTGCTTCCCTGGAACCACGGGAAGATCCCCTCGGTTCATATGCTTCTGGTATTCACGTGCCGCATGAGTCGTCTTCCCCTTGGCCGGACGCATCCCGCTCTTCGAAAGAGCATCCAAATCGGGGCATCCACCGGAATTGTGAACCAGGACCGGAGTGGACCCGGCCAGCACATAGTACGTGTGCAGATCGGCGACCGTCAGGTTATAGACGCGCTGGTTGGGGGCGGTCCATGTCTTGGTGGCAGTGATCTGCGGTGTGGTCCCGTCGCTGCTCCGCAGATGCATGCCATGCCTGAGCTGCGCGGCTCCGGTCCAAGCACCGTTGCCGTCCGTGGTCCAGAAGGGATGTTTATCGGTAGCGACCACCCTGCCGCCCGAGCTGCCAACCGTGATGTCTACGAGATCCTTCTTGCCGTCGCCGACGATGGCCGCTTGGACAGGCTTGGCCTCGGTCTGGCCGGACAACGGGTCGGTGGCGATTACCTGGTCACCGGCTCGAATTTTCTCGATAGGTTTGGTCCGGTGGTCTGCGGTCAGCACCCGGGTGCCCGGTGCAAAGCTGTTCTTCTTGCACGGCTTGGCCTTCTTCAGCCACTTCACCTTGAGGGCGTTGAGCGCGAGGTCCTTGAGGCATTTCGGGGACTTCGTGCGGGCGCATGCCTCGATCTCGTCCAAGCCGATGTACCAGGCGATCATCCGGTCGAGGGTGGTGCTTGTGGTGCAGCCCATTCCGCCGGCGCCGTCGCCACCGCACACGAGGATCATTTCGCCGGGCTTGAGGTCCTTGATGTCTCCGCTTTTGAATAGCCCGCGCCGGTACTCGGTGAACCGCTTCTCCACGGCTGCACGAAGTTCGTCGTCCGAGATCGGCTTGCTGGCTTCGCGGATTTCCTTCTTCATCTGGTCCTGCAGTTCGGCGACCAGCTTGTCCGCCGCGGTGACCAGCGCCTCAGTCTCTGCCTTGGCCGCCGCGACAGCGTCCTTGTCGGCGGCTTCGGCGGAGAGACCCGCCTGGTACGCGGACATATTGGCTTGAGCGGAGTAGCCGTAGGCGCGCGCTGCGGAGCGTTCGGCCTGCTGTGCGGAGACGTCCGCCGCCCGAGCGTCCTTCTGGGCAGATGCGGCGGCGGCACGAGCCGTCTTGGCGGACTTGGCGGCCTGATCGGCGGACTTTGCCGCCCGGTCGGCGGCCTTGTCGGCGCGCTGGGCGTCCTTGGCGGCCTGCTCTGCGGATGCCTTTGCCGCGTTGGCCCACTTGATGGCTTCCTTCGCCTTGTCGCGGGCGTGCGCGGCGGCCTTCTGGGCCTCGGCGGCGTCCTTGTGCGCGAGGGCCGCCGACTTGTCCGCTCCTGCCAGGAGTGCGTCGATCTCGGCGATGTGGGCGGCGGCGTTGGCATCGCGCTGCTGTGCCTTGTACTGCCCGTATGCGAGGAAGGACCGCAGCCCGGACGCCGGGCCGGACAGAGCCGCCTGCGCTGCCGCCTTGACCTCGGGACCGCCCTTGGCCATGACCTGGGCGGCCGTGACCCGGTCGTCGGCTTCCTGGGCCTTGTGCTGTCCCGTCTCCAGAAACTCCTGGAGGTCGGCCGAGTTCCCGTCAAGCGCCTTGTTGGCCGCCGCCTTTACACCCGGTCCGCCCTTGGCCATGATCTGCGCGACCGCGACACGGTCGTCGGATTCCTTGCCCGGGTAGGCACGGGTCCGCAGGAACTCCCGGACCTTGTCGATCGGCTGGCCGAGCGCGTCCACGGCAGCCTGCTGCTGGGCCGGCTTGTCGGCGGTGGCGGCGATGTGGGCCACGCTGGCGCGGTCGTCCTGCTCCAGGGCGAGACCCAGCCGGGTGTCTACGAACTCGGACACACCTTCGTCGGTTCCCGCCAGCGTGGCCTCGGCCGCAGTGCGAACCCAGGTCCCACCGGTGGCGAGGAGGCTGACCGCAAGCTGCTTGCCCTTGGCCACCTTCACCTTGGGGTCCGTCGCCGCGGTGGCGTCCTTCCAGAGCGTCCGTGCCTCAGTATTGAGCTGCTGAATCCGGCCCGCTTCCCATTCGGCGACGGCGACCCGGGAATCCTCAGCCTTCTTGGCCTCCTCGGCCGCGAGGATGTTCTCCTCTTCCTGCTCGGCCAGACGCTCGGCGTCGACCTTGCGGGCCAGCGTCACGACGGACTTGGCGCTGTTGACGGCCTTCTGTGTGTCGTCGGCGGCCTTGGTGGCGGCGTTGGCCGCATCGCTGGATGCCTTGGCGGCATCCACGGCCTTGCCTGCTTCGGCGGCGGCCTTGTCCGCCGCCTTGGCCGCTGCCCTGGCGTGCTTCGCGGCGTCCCTGGCGGCGTCCCGCGAGCGGCGTGCGGCCGCCGCGGCCTGGTTGGCATTGGCCTGGGCGGCGTTGGCCGCCCGCGTGGCCTGGCCGGCGAGCCTCTTCGCCTGGGCCGCCGCCGCCTTCGCCTCGTTGGCCTTGCCGCCTGCCTGGCCCGCCCATTGGCTGGCCTCGGCGGCCGAAGCCGCTGCGGCGGCCGCGTTGGCACCGGAGCGGGCCGCCGCACCGGCCGCCGCGGCGGCCTGGTCGGAGGCGATGCTGGCCTGATCGGCCGCGTCCGCCGCCTTCTCAGCGCCCTTCGCGACGTCCCGTGCCTTCTCCGCGGCCGCGCGTGCCGCCTTGGCCCGGGAAGCGTCGGTCGCCGCGGCCGCGGCAGCGGAGTGGGCCGATGACGCCGCGCCTCCGGCCCGGCTGGCCGCGTAGGCCGCCTGTGCCGCGGCACCGGCCGCCATCCGGGCCGCCTTGTTGGCGCCTGCGGCAGCCGAGACCGCGGTACGTGCCGACCATGCCGCCCTGTTGGCCGCGCCCGCGGCGTCGCGTGCCGCTGCTGATGCCTTGTTGGCCGAGTGTGCGGTCTTCTTGGCCTCGGCGGCCGCGGTCTGCGCGGCCTTCTTGGCCCGGCCCGTGGCCTTCTCCGCCCTGGCGGACTCCTCCTTGGCCTCCCGGGTCAGCTTCTTGGCCCGCTTCTGGGCGTGGTCGGCGAGGTCGGCCAACTGGGAGACGCTGAGGGTCTCCTGGTCGCGTGCCGACGCGACCTGCCAGCCGTCGTCGAGGAAGTCCTGGATGTCCTCGGCGGTGCCGTCCAGTGCCTGCTGGGCCGCCTTCTTCACATTCGGGCCGCCCGCGGTCATCAACTGCGAGACCTGGACCCGATTGTCGTCCTCTTGCGGTTTGAACTGACCCTGGTTGATGAACTTAACCCAGTCGTCAGGCGTTCCGTCCAGCACCTTGTTGGCTGCGTCCTTGACGCCAGGACCGCCCGCGGCCATGATCTGCGCGACCTCGACGCGCAGGTCCTTGTCGTAGGAGTTGACGAACCCTCCGTCCAAGAACGCCTGCAGTTCAGAGACCCCGCCGTCCAGGGCACTGTTGGCCGCCTCACGGACCCCCGGCCCGCCGATGGCCATGACCTGTGCGACCTGCACGCGCAGGTCCTGTTCATGCGCCCTCGGCAGGTCCTCGGCCATGAAGGATTCGATGTCGTCGTCCGAGCCCACCAGGGCGGCCTCCGCGGCCCGCCTGACTCCTGGTCCTCCCTCCGCCCATGCCGCCAAGACGTCGGATCTGTCGTACTTCACCAGTGATTCGTCGACGGCCGCGGCAGGACTTATGTCCATGCCCGCGACCAGTGCCAGGCCCACGAGCGTGGTCACGGTGCCACGCCAGACCGGCGAGAATCTTGACCTGATGGCCAACTACTTTCTCCTTTACCACATTGATGGGCTGGACTTCCGTCTCGTCCAGCCGAGGAAACCGAGGAAGCCGAAAAAGCCAAGCGAGTTAGAGAGCTGTGGCTTGTGCCAGGGCTACGGCGCGCTTACTCCGCACACCGGGATTCCTTCCACCGAAGGAACTCGTCCGGGCGGTTGGTGATCATGCCGTCGATGCCCCACGACGTCGCGGCCTGCCATTCGCTTTCACGGTCGACCGTCCAGGCGAAGGTCTCGACACCGGCCGCCCTGAGCCGGTTCACCGTGTCGGGCTGGGCCGCGAGCCCCTTGAAGTTCACCGCGTAGGCGCTGAGGGAGAACGCGCGGGCCGTCGCCACGGGGTCCGCGTCGAGCTTGGAACGGAGCAGCGCGACCTTGAACTTGTACGGCGAGGCGGCCGCGTACCGCACCACGTCCTCGTCGAAGGACTGCACCATCGTGCGTTCGGTCATCCCGGCCTCGGCGACGAGCCTGAGAGCGTGGGCGACGCTCTCGGGTGTCTGCGACCCCTTGATCTCAAGCAGCATCCGGGCGGAACGGACCTTGGGCGAGGCCAGCACCTGCTCCAGGGTGGGAACGTGCCCGCCGCCCTTCACCGTCAGCTTCGCGATCTCCGCCGCGGTGAGCTGATCGATGCGTCCCGTGCCGTCGGTCATCCTGTCCACGGTCGCGTCGTGCATGATGACCGGCTGGCCGTCCTTGGTGATCTGCACATCGGTTTCCACCCACTCCGCACCGCGGTCAATCGCCGTCTCCAGCGAGGCGACCGTGTTCTCCGGGGCGATTGTGGGCGCTCCACGGTGCCCGACGGTGACCGTCCGGGAGCAGAAGGCGGGAGTGCCTTCCGTCGAGATGCGGATGTCGTCGATGGTCGCGGCGGCGTTCTCCTGCCAGGCGCCCTTGTAGAAGAGGCGGCCGATCTGGAGCCCGCCCTGAGCCCGCCACGGGGTCGTGAACTTCGTCGACTGCTGCAGCTTGCCGCCGACGGACAGCGACAGGGACTGCTTGGCCGCATCGTACGAACCCGTGAGGTGGGTCCACGTGCCCGCCTTAGCGGTGTCCTTGCTCATCGCGCGGACGATCTTCGTGCCGTCGGTGTCGGTGGCGTGGCGGTTGAAGACCCACTTGTCGAAGTACTTCGAGTAGTAGAGCTGGAAACCGCTGGCGTGGTCACCCGCCTGGGACAGGAACGTGTAGTTGCGCTCCTTGTTGTCCAGCTTCACCCAAGCCGACACCGTGAACGACTTCGTCGTGTCCACCACCGGTCCGGCCGTCGCCGCATACGCCGTGGACCCGTTCAGGTGCAGCGCGCCGCCGGACTTACCGGCGACGCCCAACTTGGCGCCTGAACCGGCCAAGGTCGCGACCGGGCCCGCGGCGTTACCGCCGCTGACGTGTGCGCTGCCCGCCTTCTCATCGAGACGAAAGGTGGCCAACCCCTGCATATATGCAGGCATTTCGCCCTTGTGGAGGGCGGTGACATCGGCCGCTGTCGCAGCCGACTGCGCGACCTGGATGTCGTCGACGGCCGCGGCGGCGTTCTCCTGCCAGGCGCCCTTGTAGAAGAGGCGGCCGATCTGGAGCCCGCCCTGAGCCCGCCACGGGGTCGTGAACTTCGTCGACTGCTGCAGCTTGCCGCCGACGGACAGCGACAGGGACTGCTTGGCCGCATCGTACGAACCCGTGAGGTGGGTCCACGTGCCCGCCTTAGCGGTGTCCTTGCTCATCGCGCGGACGATCTTCGTGCCGTCGGTGTCGGTGGCGTGGCGGTTGAAGACCCACTTGTCGAAGTACTTCGAGTAGTAGAGCTGGAAACCGCTGGCGTGGTCACCCGCCTGGGACAGGAACGTGTAGTTGCGCTCCTTGTTGTCCAGCTTCACCCAAGCCGACACCGTGAACGACTTCGTCGTGTCCACCACCGGTCCGGCCGTCGCCCCGTACGCCGTCGCCCCGTTCAGCCGCAGCGCACTGCCGGACTTACCGGCAGCACCCAACTCGGCGCCACCGCCCAGCTCAGCGGCGAACTCCCTGGGAGCGCCTCCCGACAGATGCCGCGAACCAGCGGCCTCGTCCAGGGAGAAACTCGCCTTTTCGGCAAGTGCGGTTCCCTCGCCGACAGCGGGTCGCGGATCGGTTGCCGTCACAGCCTGTGGAGCCGATGCCCACAGGGTTGTCGCCGCCAGCGTCGCTATCAAGGGCAGCGTCAATCTGCCACGCGGATGCATTCTTGGTCCTCACTTGCAAAACAATCAAACGCACGAAGAAGGGACATGTGCGCAGCACGAATCAAGGCCCGGCCCGGCGTGTCCGCCGGGCCGGACCCGGTGAAGAGGCGACTCAGTGCTTGCTAGTTCTTGACGCGGATGCCGTCATTGACGATGTCGTTCGCACCGACGGCCCGGTCCCAGACGCGGACGTTGTCGATGGCTGCGGCGGCGTTCTCCTGCCAGGCGCTCTTGTAGAAGAGGCGGCCGATCTGGAATCCGCCCTGAGCCCGCCAGGGGGTGGTGAAGGCGGCCGTGGCCTGGGACTTGCCGTTGACGAACAGCTCGACCTTCTTGGTCTCGCCGTTGTAGACACCGGCCAAGTGGGTCCAGACACCCGCCTCAGCAGTCTCCTTGCTCATCGCGCGGACAATCTTCGTGCCGTCGGTGTCGGTGGCATGGCGGTTGAAGACCCACTTGTCGAAGTACTTCGAGTAGTAGAGCTGGAAACCGCTGGCGTGGTCACCCGCCTGGGACAGGAACGTGTAGTTGCGCTCCTTGTTGTCCAGCTTCACCCAAGCCGACACCGTGAACGACTTCGTCGTGTCCACCACCGGTCCGGCCGTCGCCGCATACGCCGTCGATCCGTCGAGGTGCAGCGCGCTGCCGAGCTTTCCGGAGACGCCCAACTTGGCGCCTGAACCGGCCATGGTCGCGACCGAGCCTGCGGCGTTACCGCCGCTGACGCGTGCGCTGCCCGTCTTCTCGTCCAGGGAGAAGGTGCCCAACTCCTGCAGGTGGGACGGGATGTCACCGTTCTGGAGGGCGGTGGTGTCGGTGGACGTGGCCGCGGACTGGACGACGCGGACGTCGTCGATGGTCGCAGCGGCGTTCTCCTGCCAGGCGCCCTTATAGAAGAGGCGGCCGATCTGGAATCCACCCTGAGCCCGCCACGGGGTAGTGAAGGCGGCCGTGGCCTGGGACTTGCCGTTGACGAACAGCTCGACCTTCTTGGTCTCGCCGTTGTAGACACCGGCCAAGTGGGTCCAGACACCCGCCTCAGCAGTCTCCTTGCTCATCGCGCGGACAATCTTCGTGTCATCCGTGTCGGTGGCATGGCGGTTGAAGACCCACTTGTCGAAGTACTTCGAGTAGTAGAGCTGGAAACCGCTGGCGTGGTCACCCGCCTGGGACAGGAACGTGTAGTTGCGCTCCTTGTTGTCCAGCTTCACCCAAGCCGACACCGTGAACGACTTCGTCGTGTCCACCACCGGTCCGGCCGTCGCCCCGTACGCCGTCGCCCCGTTCAGACGCAGCGCGCCGCCGGACTTACCGGCGACGCCCAACTCGGCGC includes:
- a CDS encoding polymorphic toxin-type HINT domain-containing protein, with amino-acid sequence MTTLVGLALVAGMDISPAAAVDESLVKYDRSDVLAAWAEGGPGVRRAAEAALVGSDDDIESFMAEDLPRAHEQDLRVQVAQVMAIGGPGVREAANSALDGGVSELQAFLDGGFVNSYDKDLRVEVAQIMAAGGPGVKDAANKVLDGTPDDWVKFINQGQFKPQEDDNRVQVSQLMTAGGPNVKKAAQQALDGTAEDIQDFLDDGWQVASARDQETLSVSQLADLADHAQKRAKKLTREAKEESARAEKATGRAKKAAQTAAAEAKKTAHSANKASAAARDAAGAANRAAWSARTAVSAAAGANKAARMAAGAAAQAAYAASRAGGAASSAHSAAAAAATDASRAKAARAAAEKARDVAKGAEKAADAADQASIASDQAAAAAGAAARSGANAAAAAASAAEASQWAGQAGGKANEAKAAAAQAKRLAGQATRAANAAQANANQAAAAARRSRDAARDAAKHARAAAKAADKAAAEAGKAVDAAKASSDAANAATKAADDTQKAVNSAKSVVTLARKVDAERLAEQEEENILAAEEAKKAEDSRVAVAEWEAGRIQQLNTEARTLWKDATAATDPKVKVAKGKQLAVSLLATGGTWVRTAAEATLAGTDEGVSEFVDTRLGLALEQDDRASVAHIAATADKPAQQQAAVDALGQPIDKVREFLRTRAYPGKESDDRVAVAQIMAKGGPGVKAAANKALDGNSADLQEFLETGQHKAQEADDRVTAAQVMAKGGPEVKAAAQAALSGPASGLRSFLAYGQYKAQQRDANAAAHIAEIDALLAGADKSAALAHKDAAEAQKAAAHARDKAKEAIKWANAAKASAEQAAKDAQRADKAADRAAKSADQAAKSAKTARAAAASAQKDARAADVSAQQAERSAARAYGYSAQANMSAYQAGLSAEAADKDAVAAAKAETEALVTAADKLVAELQDQMKKEIREASKPISDDELRAAVEKRFTEYRRGLFKSGDIKDLKPGEMILVCGGDGAGGMGCTTSTTLDRMIAWYIGLDEIEACARTKSPKCLKDLALNALKVKWLKKAKPCKKNSFAPGTRVLTADHRTKPIEKIRAGDQVIATDPLSGQTEAKPVQAAIVGDGKKDLVDITVGSSGGRVVATDKHPFWTTDGNGAWTGAAQLRHGMHLRSSDGTTPQITATKTWTAPNQRVYNLTVADLHTYYVLAGSTPVLVHNSGGCPDLDALSKSGMRPAKGKTTHAAREYQKHMNRGDLPVVPGKQLKSAGQKLLDEILTNPKTTTSPVTSGNFPGGTRYIMPDPAGGRGIGATFDANGQFQYFGRY
- a CDS encoding reverse transcriptase/maturase family protein — translated: MQRAEALMEIIHERGKRGFPLERLYRHLFNPELYLRAYGKIYRNDGSMTPGSNQETVDGMSLKKIQTIIDALRHERYRWTPVRRVYIEKKGTPGKRRPLGLPSWSDKLLQEVIRSLLEAYYEPQFSDRSHGFRPGKGCHTALAEVSESWGGVTWFVEGDISQCFDRLDHGVLRSILAEDIHDNRFLRLIDGLFQAGYLEEWRYHETLSGAPQGGVLSPLLSNIYLDRLDKYVETTLLPVFNRGARRKPYLPYMRIHKAAWKLEKRGRREEARQLRHQLQRLPSRDPNDSGFRRLHYVRYADDWLLGFSGTRQEAENIKGLIGRFLRNHLKLELSDRKTLITHGRTRAARFLGYEIVVHHNDAKRNRHGHRSINGQIGLKVPMDVVRAKRKPYMRRGKPAAKLERVHDSNFQIVARYQAEFRGIAEYYQLAYNRHRLGSLRYVMERSLGKTLGHKNKLSVNKIWNRFRATWQTPGGPRRGLQVTVERAGKRPLVARWGGVPLARRTTRVILRDELPAVWRQRPAELIDRLMSSRCELCRAHTDVEVHHIRRLEDLPTRDQAEQPEWAQRMASRRRKTLVVCRDCHGEIHNGRTDRQGSRNWALESRVR
- a CDS encoding glycerophosphodiester phosphodiesterase family protein, producing MTATDPRPAVGEGTALAEKASFSLDEAAGSRHLSGGAPREFAAELGGGAELGAAGKSGSALRLNGATAYGATAGPVVDTTKSFTVSAWVKLDNKERNYTFLSQAGDHASGFQLYYSKYFDKWVFNRHATDTDGTKIVRAMSKDTAKAGTWTHLTGSYDAAKQSLSLSVGGKLQQSTKFTTPWRAQGGLQIGRLFYKGAWQENAAAAVDDIQVAQSAATAADVTALHKGEMPAYMQGLATFRLDEKAGSAHVSGGNAAGPVATLAGSGAKLGVAGKSGGALHLNGSTAYAATAGPVVDTTKSFTVSAWVKLDNKERNYTFLSQAGDHASGFQLYYSKYFDKWVFNRHATDTDGTKIVRAMSKDTAKAGTWTHLTGSYDAAKQSLSLSVGGKLQQSTKFTTPWRAQGGLQIGRLFYKGAWQENAAATIDDIRISTEGTPAFCSRTVTVGHRGAPTIAPENTVASLETAIDRGAEWVETDVQITKDGQPVIMHDATVDRMTDGTGRIDQLTAAEIAKLTVKGGGHVPTLEQVLASPKVRSARMLLEIKGSQTPESVAHALRLVAEAGMTERTMVQSFDEDVVRYAAASPYKFKVALLRSKLDADPVATARAFSLSAYAVNFKGLAAQPDTVNRLRAAGVETFAWTVDRESEWQAATSWGIDGMITNRPDEFLRWKESRCAE